From the genome of Haloterrigena sp. KLK7, one region includes:
- a CDS encoding ferredoxin gives MSDDGIQRASDVGSSDAPPVEEKPYKIVFEANKCFGAGKCAEVSDNWEMSIASGMAQPNEYFFGEEDLEHNVRAAEVCPAKKDDGCIHVVDRRTDEEIAPDPHGDGTLSVDW, from the coding sequence ATGAGCGACGACGGTATCCAGCGTGCGAGCGACGTCGGTTCGTCGGACGCGCCCCCGGTCGAGGAGAAGCCCTACAAGATCGTCTTCGAGGCGAACAAGTGCTTCGGCGCGGGCAAGTGCGCCGAGGTCAGCGACAACTGGGAGATGTCCATCGCCTCGGGGATGGCCCAACCGAACGAGTACTTCTTCGGCGAGGAGGACCTCGAGCACAACGTCCGCGCGGCGGAGGTCTGCCCGGCCAAGAAGGACGACGGCTGTATCCACGTCGTCGACCGCCGGACCGACGAGGAGATCGCGCCCGATCCGCACGGCGACGGGACGCTGAGCGTCGACTGGTAG
- a CDS encoding TRAP transporter large permease has protein sequence MIAASLPLEVLLLAVAIVSVLLFALGVPLVLSFGLWVVTFYLFVPGFSMANMSITAFSELESFTYIAIPLFILVGDLFRKADVSKDIIAFSRACLGWLPGSTGNTVIGTSAIFSAITGSNAATTASVGQALYPSMEEEGYEPGYAAATIASGGTIGSVLPPSIMLIVYGVTFGVSIPDLFIAGIVPGIAMLGILLGINMFISNRFDYGIDTDAYDFEARDVAETAWKAKIGLGAIVILLGGIFAGIFSPAESASVAVLYILVTAVVTGRLRSGNEMVRAGYTSLVLVGVLMPIIVIAVLVQQNLAYLNLQDAVSEAILSLGSDWLIIVALVATVLIAGLALASIPNVVLTAPLLTPAALEIGLDPVAWGVIFILGDAIGFITPPYGLNLYIISGLTDIDYMVVAYRALPYLGGLLALLFVLLAFPQVNFLA, from the coding sequence ATGATCGCCGCGAGCCTCCCGCTCGAGGTGCTCCTGCTGGCGGTCGCGATCGTCAGCGTCCTGCTGTTCGCACTCGGCGTACCGCTCGTGCTCTCCTTCGGTCTCTGGGTCGTCACGTTCTACCTCTTCGTTCCCGGCTTCTCGATGGCGAACATGTCGATCACGGCCTTCTCGGAGTTGGAATCGTTCACGTACATCGCGATCCCGTTATTCATCCTCGTCGGGGACCTCTTCAGGAAAGCGGACGTCTCCAAGGACATCATCGCGTTCTCGCGTGCCTGTCTCGGCTGGCTTCCCGGGAGCACCGGGAACACGGTCATCGGGACGTCGGCGATCTTCTCGGCGATCACGGGATCGAACGCCGCGACGACCGCGTCCGTCGGTCAAGCGCTCTACCCGTCGATGGAGGAAGAAGGGTACGAGCCGGGGTACGCGGCGGCCACGATCGCGTCCGGCGGAACGATCGGGAGCGTACTCCCGCCGAGCATCATGCTCATCGTCTACGGCGTTACTTTCGGCGTCTCGATTCCGGACCTGTTCATCGCCGGCATCGTTCCCGGGATAGCGATGCTGGGTATTCTGCTGGGCATCAACATGTTCATCTCGAATCGGTTCGATTACGGCATCGACACGGACGCGTACGACTTCGAAGCGCGGGACGTCGCGGAAACTGCCTGGAAAGCGAAGATCGGGCTCGGCGCGATCGTGATCCTGCTCGGCGGCATCTTCGCAGGGATCTTCTCGCCCGCGGAATCGGCGTCCGTCGCCGTACTCTACATCCTCGTGACGGCAGTCGTCACCGGTCGACTCCGGAGCGGGAACGAAATGGTCAGGGCCGGCTACACGTCGCTCGTGCTGGTCGGCGTGCTGATGCCGATCATCGTCATCGCCGTCCTCGTCCAGCAGAATCTGGCGTATCTCAACCTTCAGGACGCCGTTTCGGAAGCGATCCTCTCGCTGGGATCGGACTGGCTCATTATCGTCGCGCTCGTCGCGACCGTGTTGATCGCGGGCCTGGCCCTGGCGTCGATTCCGAATGTCGTACTGACGGCACCGCTGCTGACGCCCGCCGCGCTCGAGATCGGCCTCGATCCGGTCGCCTGGGGCGTCATCTTCATCCTGGGCGACGCGATCGGCTTCATCACGCCGCCGTACGGGCTGAACCTCTACATCATCAGCGGACTCACAGACATCGACTACATGGTCGTCGCGTACCGCGCGCTGCCCTACCTCGGCGGTCTGCTGGCGCTGCTGTTCGTCCTCCTGGCGTTCCCGCAGGTCAATTTCCTCGCCTGA
- a CDS encoding response regulator: MASADETGETDVGEAIDILLVEPNPGDTRLFEENFRDAKLMNAVHAVTDGEEALDFLHGRDEYEGAPRPDLILLEPQLPGTSGMEVLSELKNEPPLDEIRVIVLTSSEMGEEIVRSHGLEADEYIRKPVETAEFIDFVREVEDFWFAIVKNESDD, translated from the coding sequence ATGGCGTCAGCAGACGAGACGGGTGAGACCGATGTGGGGGAGGCGATCGATATTCTGTTAGTCGAGCCGAACCCCGGCGACACCCGTCTCTTCGAGGAAAACTTTCGCGACGCGAAGCTCATGAACGCCGTCCACGCCGTCACCGACGGCGAGGAGGCGCTCGACTTTCTCCACGGGCGGGACGAGTACGAGGGCGCGCCGCGACCGGACCTGATCCTGCTCGAGCCCCAGCTCCCGGGAACCAGCGGGATGGAGGTGCTCTCCGAACTGAAAAACGAGCCGCCGCTGGACGAGATCCGCGTTATCGTGCTCACCAGTTCCGAGATGGGCGAGGAGATCGTCCGCTCCCACGGCCTCGAGGCCGACGAGTACATCCGCAAGCCCGTCGAGACCGCGGAGTTCATCGACTTCGTCCGGGAGGTCGAGGACTTCTGGTTCGCGATCGTCAAAAACGAGTCCGACGACTGA
- a CDS encoding RNA 2'-phosphotransferase yields the protein MTDPIRTCEEHGPYSSANGRCPVCDARGKLLLSGERRRRLSKFVSGALRHFPEDVGLELDERGWTDYESLADAVERKYDWAEPSHVAAVIATDPKGRFERTDVESESTGGGRVRASYGHSVDVDLESEATRESEPTDAPVPDELYHGTAPANVASIREEGLRPMSRQRVHLSGSREAARGVGARHASDPVVLAVDTAAMLADGHRIIKRGRETYTTDAVAPEYIDFPAKEG from the coding sequence GTGACGGACCCGATTCGAACCTGTGAGGAGCACGGGCCGTACTCGAGCGCCAACGGACGGTGTCCCGTCTGCGACGCCCGCGGGAAGCTGTTGCTCTCCGGTGAGCGACGCCGCCGGCTTTCGAAATTCGTCAGCGGCGCGCTCCGACACTTCCCAGAGGACGTCGGTCTCGAACTCGACGAGCGCGGCTGGACCGACTACGAGTCCCTCGCCGATGCGGTCGAACGGAAGTACGACTGGGCCGAGCCCAGCCACGTCGCGGCGGTGATCGCCACGGATCCGAAGGGACGGTTCGAGCGGACCGACGTGGAGTCGGAGAGCACGGGCGGGGGTCGCGTCCGGGCGTCGTACGGTCACTCCGTCGACGTCGACCTCGAGAGCGAAGCGACCCGCGAGTCGGAGCCGACCGACGCGCCGGTGCCCGACGAACTGTATCACGGGACGGCGCCCGCCAACGTAGCGTCGATACGCGAGGAGGGGCTCCGGCCGATGTCCCGCCAGCGGGTTCACCTCTCGGGGAGCCGCGAGGCGGCCCGCGGCGTCGGAGCGCGCCACGCGAGCGATCCCGTCGTGCTCGCGGTCGACACCGCGGCGATGCTCGCGGACGGCCACCGCATCATCAAACGCGGCCGGGAGACGTACACGACCGACGCGGTAGCGCCCGAGTACATCGATTTCCCCGCGAAGGAAGGCTGA
- a CDS encoding TRAP transporter small permease: MSTITETSDVRFPPWLQYLEKYFEGMLALTLLMVVLAITITDIFGRTFFAWTIDWGFEVAQGLFVWIAWLAASFGLRHQSYFRFTLFRSNLSGVGQYAMYVIEWLLWVLVVGAIFWHSLPELVQVFESGRMVVGTENVMQAHFYLAVPVGTGLILLRVVQQAITTTIAYRNGDDIRPDPQIGVRDE, from the coding sequence ATGTCAACGATAACGGAGACGAGCGACGTTCGGTTTCCGCCCTGGCTCCAGTACCTCGAGAAGTACTTCGAGGGAATGCTCGCACTGACGCTGTTGATGGTGGTACTAGCCATTACGATTACGGACATCTTCGGTCGCACGTTCTTCGCGTGGACGATCGACTGGGGGTTCGAAGTCGCGCAGGGACTGTTCGTCTGGATCGCGTGGCTCGCTGCGTCGTTCGGCCTCCGCCACCAGTCGTACTTCCGGTTTACGCTGTTTCGATCGAATCTCTCGGGGGTCGGCCAGTACGCCATGTACGTGATCGAGTGGCTGCTCTGGGTCCTCGTCGTCGGCGCGATCTTCTGGCACTCGCTCCCGGAGCTCGTCCAGGTGTTCGAGTCCGGTCGGATGGTCGTCGGCACCGAGAACGTGATGCAGGCGCACTTCTATCTCGCCGTGCCGGTCGGGACGGGGCTGATCCTGCTCCGGGTAGTCCAACAGGCAATCACCACGACGATCGCCTATCGAAACGGTGACGATATCCGCCCGGACCCGCAGATCGGGGTGAGAGACGAATGA
- a CDS encoding oxidoreductase, translating to MGWTAADIPDQHGRTVVVTGANSGIGLEATRELARNGATVIMACRSAARGAEAVSDVRADVPDADLRVEECDLADLESIRSFADRLDGEDLDVLINNAGVMAIPRSETEDGFETQFGVNHLGHFALTGLLLENLGIHDEGDSRIVTVSSGVHESGEIDFDDLQGEDSYDKWDAYAQSKLANVLFAYELERRLLTADANATSNAVHPGYANTRLQFRGPEQSGSRVRKAAMKVMNTVLAQSAEMGALPTLYAATAPEAEGGAYYGPGGFKNMRGAPERQASSDRSYDEETARRLWDVSSELTGVTYDRLPEPKAQSP from the coding sequence ATGGGCTGGACTGCCGCCGATATTCCCGATCAGCACGGTCGCACGGTCGTCGTCACGGGCGCCAACAGCGGTATCGGTCTCGAGGCGACGCGCGAGCTCGCGCGCAACGGCGCCACGGTGATCATGGCCTGCCGGAGCGCGGCGCGGGGCGCGGAGGCCGTCAGCGACGTCCGCGCGGACGTTCCCGACGCCGACCTCCGCGTCGAGGAGTGCGACCTCGCGGACCTCGAGTCGATCCGATCGTTCGCGGACCGACTCGACGGCGAGGACCTCGACGTGTTGATCAACAACGCCGGCGTCATGGCGATCCCTCGCTCGGAGACCGAAGACGGGTTCGAGACCCAGTTCGGCGTCAACCACCTCGGCCACTTCGCGCTGACGGGGCTGTTGCTCGAGAACCTGGGCATTCACGACGAGGGCGACTCGCGGATCGTCACCGTCTCGAGCGGCGTCCACGAGAGCGGCGAGATCGACTTCGACGACCTCCAGGGCGAGGACTCCTACGACAAGTGGGACGCCTACGCCCAGTCGAAACTGGCCAACGTGCTGTTCGCCTACGAACTCGAGCGCCGGTTGCTGACGGCGGACGCGAACGCGACGAGCAACGCGGTCCACCCGGGCTACGCGAACACGCGGCTGCAGTTTCGCGGTCCCGAACAGAGCGGCAGCCGGGTCCGGAAGGCGGCGATGAAGGTGATGAACACCGTTCTCGCGCAGTCGGCCGAGATGGGCGCGTTGCCGACGCTGTACGCCGCGACCGCGCCCGAGGCCGAGGGCGGCGCCTACTACGGCCCCGGCGGATTCAAGAACATGCGCGGTGCGCCCGAGCGTCAGGCCTCCTCGGACCGCTCCTACGACGAGGAGACGGCCCGACGGCTGTGGGACGTCTCGAGCGAGTTGACCGGCGTGACCTACGACCGACTTCCCGAGCCGAAAGCTCAGTCGCCGTGA
- the nadC gene encoding carboxylating nicotinate-nucleotide diphosphorylase: MITNAQVERWLREDVGHHDVTNQVPGETTGRLVAKESGVVAGLEAATAVFDYLDVAVRDALEDGTAVEPGDELLRVEGAAREILRGERVAVNLAGHASGIATRTNEVVECAREAQRASETRAATGREQRTESEDVRIAATRKTTPGLRGLEKRAVVAGGGDTHRLDLSHMVMVKDNHVAEMGLEGAIEHFRERTSFATKLDVEVESVDDAPRAAEAGADIVLLDNMTPNETAEAVDLLADYDALAEASGGITLETVADYAATGVDIVSMGSLTHSAPSLDLSFRTGD, from the coding sequence ATGATCACGAACGCACAGGTCGAACGCTGGCTCCGCGAGGACGTCGGCCACCACGACGTGACCAATCAGGTGCCCGGCGAGACCACGGGACGGCTCGTCGCCAAGGAGTCGGGCGTCGTCGCGGGCCTCGAGGCCGCGACGGCCGTCTTCGACTATCTCGACGTCGCGGTCCGCGACGCGCTCGAGGACGGCACCGCCGTCGAACCCGGCGACGAACTGCTCCGCGTCGAGGGGGCCGCACGCGAGATTCTTCGAGGCGAGCGCGTCGCGGTCAACCTCGCCGGCCACGCCTCGGGAATCGCGACGCGAACGAACGAGGTCGTCGAGTGCGCTCGCGAGGCGCAACGCGCCTCGGAGACGCGAGCGGCTACCGGCCGCGAGCAGCGCACCGAATCGGAGGACGTCCGCATCGCCGCGACCCGCAAGACCACGCCCGGTCTGCGCGGCCTCGAGAAACGCGCCGTCGTCGCGGGCGGCGGCGACACCCACCGACTCGACCTCTCCCACATGGTGATGGTCAAGGACAACCACGTCGCCGAGATGGGACTCGAGGGCGCGATCGAGCACTTCCGAGAGCGGACCTCGTTCGCCACGAAACTGGACGTCGAGGTCGAGTCGGTCGACGACGCGCCGCGGGCCGCCGAAGCGGGCGCCGATATCGTCCTGCTGGACAACATGACGCCGAACGAGACTGCAGAGGCCGTCGACCTGCTCGCCGACTACGACGCACTCGCCGAGGCCAGCGGCGGCATCACCCTCGAGACCGTCGCCGACTACGCCGCGACGGGCGTCGACATCGTCTCGATGGGATCGCTGACCCACTCGGCGCCGTCGCTGGACCTGTCGTTCCGGACGGGCGACTGA
- a CDS encoding ABC transporter substrate-binding protein, producing MANSNRYTRRALLGAGGATVTAATAGCLSSLTDAGAKPGEFTVGELGNPNDNCLDCISPSASFAIADRLEEESDGELTMIIQPDNQICSSASCGTKVQSQVIEAGYGSVGNSTAFFPENQVWLVPYTFPSPESITHTLTHEYAWENFWLPFARKYNVLPFYYWTPALRDVFISEDGTDQIGGDLRRPEQLEGLIIRRTASRAADESLGTWSATPTEVSWGDTVQGMETGVVQGLETWSSVAIGSGMGPVIDQVVDVGFMCGQGTLWVNTDWLQSLPDEHRDLIAEVTRETTEEAVAQADELVDERVGQQESPPDGSAWDDLGVTVNILDDDERQAWVDPLDPRQNPEKWEPERALLDNFEETPDDFYERIYEIAREGDAPESPSEFSIDAWWDDYLEEI from the coding sequence ATGGCGAATAGTAACCGCTACACGCGGCGGGCGTTGCTCGGTGCCGGTGGGGCGACGGTCACCGCAGCGACGGCAGGCTGCCTGAGCTCGCTCACCGACGCCGGGGCGAAACCGGGGGAGTTCACGGTCGGCGAACTCGGTAACCCGAACGACAATTGTCTGGACTGCATCTCGCCGTCGGCGTCGTTCGCAATCGCCGATCGCCTCGAGGAGGAATCGGACGGCGAACTGACGATGATCATCCAGCCGGACAACCAGATTTGCAGTTCAGCGAGTTGCGGAACGAAAGTTCAGAGTCAGGTCATCGAAGCCGGCTACGGGTCGGTCGGGAACTCGACGGCGTTCTTTCCGGAGAACCAGGTCTGGCTCGTTCCGTACACGTTTCCGTCGCCGGAGTCGATAACGCACACGCTCACGCACGAATACGCCTGGGAGAATTTCTGGCTGCCGTTCGCGCGGAAGTACAACGTCTTGCCGTTCTATTACTGGACGCCCGCGCTCCGGGACGTCTTCATCTCCGAGGACGGGACGGACCAGATCGGCGGCGACCTCAGGCGACCGGAGCAACTCGAGGGCCTGATCATTCGCCGGACCGCGTCGCGGGCCGCCGACGAGTCCCTCGGGACCTGGAGCGCGACGCCGACCGAAGTGTCGTGGGGCGACACCGTCCAGGGGATGGAGACCGGCGTCGTCCAGGGGCTCGAGACGTGGTCGTCGGTCGCGATCGGCTCGGGGATGGGGCCGGTCATCGATCAGGTCGTCGACGTGGGGTTCATGTGCGGGCAAGGGACCCTGTGGGTGAACACGGACTGGCTGCAGTCGCTCCCGGACGAGCATCGCGACCTGATCGCCGAGGTCACGCGGGAGACGACCGAAGAAGCGGTCGCGCAGGCCGACGAACTGGTCGACGAGCGCGTCGGGCAACAGGAGTCGCCGCCGGACGGCTCGGCGTGGGACGATCTCGGCGTGACGGTGAACATCCTCGACGACGACGAGCGACAGGCGTGGGTCGATCCGCTCGATCCGCGACAGAACCCCGAGAAGTGGGAGCCCGAACGGGCACTGCTCGATAACTTCGAGGAAACGCCCGACGACTTCTACGAGCGGATCTACGAGATCGCCCGCGAGGGCGACGCGCCGGAGTCGCCGTCCGAGTTCAGCATCGACGCGTGGTGGGACGACTACCTCGAGGAGATATAA
- a CDS encoding FAD-dependent oxidoreductase: MTDTPNATQETADVLVVGSGIAGCAAALAAAREGAEVLLLTKATKPDGASTDWAQGGISTTRGDPESLKSDILEASDGTADPDAVDALVEHADDAVEDVLVDTLGVDFDEGDDGEFDYTREAAHSDHRILHVDAATGTHILRPFLNHVDAHERIEVRQDTAALDLITHEGRVHGALTDEEPDGHPVFAGTTVLATGGIGALYARSTNPDDATGDGIAVAALAGAEVEDMEYVQFHPTAYDGDDPFLLSEALRGEGAVLRNGDGERFMDDYHPDAELAPRDVVARAVETEREETGEVVLDVSTLEGEFAEEYPAIAEKCRDRGIEGDEIPVAPCEHFLCGGIAVDDRGRTSLDRLYAVGECARTGVHGANRLASTSLLEGLVWGLRAGEDAVAAGSEPEVVEAPDLRNSDPDLPERFAAEKSVRLKRTMDEYLGLERDPEEIARASAVLRRLKGEVDAYVRTRTARDLYEHRNACVVALLIARAAGENTTSTGCHYVSDSSDESAAEPEPPADD; encoded by the coding sequence ATGACCGATACACCGAACGCGACGCAGGAGACCGCGGACGTCCTGGTCGTCGGCAGCGGGATCGCCGGCTGTGCGGCCGCGCTCGCGGCCGCCCGGGAGGGCGCCGAGGTCCTCCTGCTGACGAAGGCGACGAAACCCGACGGCGCCAGCACCGACTGGGCCCAGGGCGGCATCTCGACGACGCGAGGCGATCCCGAGAGCCTGAAAAGCGACATCCTCGAGGCGAGCGACGGCACCGCGGATCCCGACGCGGTCGACGCGCTCGTCGAGCACGCCGACGACGCCGTCGAGGACGTGCTCGTCGATACCCTCGGGGTCGACTTCGACGAGGGCGACGACGGCGAGTTCGACTACACCCGAGAGGCGGCTCACTCCGACCACCGCATCCTCCACGTCGACGCCGCGACGGGGACCCACATCCTCCGGCCGTTCCTGAATCACGTCGACGCGCACGAGCGGATCGAGGTCCGCCAGGACACCGCCGCGCTCGATCTGATCACGCACGAGGGGCGGGTTCACGGCGCGCTGACCGACGAGGAACCCGACGGACACCCCGTCTTCGCCGGGACGACGGTCCTCGCGACCGGCGGGATCGGCGCGCTCTACGCGCGCTCGACCAACCCCGACGACGCGACCGGCGACGGGATCGCCGTGGCCGCGCTCGCGGGCGCCGAGGTCGAGGACATGGAGTACGTGCAGTTCCATCCCACCGCCTACGACGGTGACGACCCCTTCCTGCTGTCCGAAGCGCTCCGCGGCGAGGGCGCCGTGCTCCGCAACGGCGACGGCGAGCGGTTCATGGACGACTACCACCCCGACGCCGAACTCGCGCCGCGGGACGTCGTCGCCCGTGCGGTCGAGACGGAGCGCGAGGAGACCGGTGAAGTCGTGCTTGACGTGAGCACGCTCGAGGGCGAGTTCGCCGAGGAGTATCCCGCCATCGCCGAGAAGTGCCGCGATCGGGGCATCGAGGGCGACGAGATCCCCGTCGCCCCCTGCGAACACTTCCTGTGTGGCGGAATCGCGGTCGACGACCGCGGTCGGACGTCGCTCGATCGGCTCTACGCCGTCGGCGAGTGCGCCCGCACGGGCGTCCACGGCGCCAACCGGCTGGCGAGCACGAGTCTGCTCGAGGGGCTGGTCTGGGGGCTGCGGGCCGGCGAGGACGCAGTGGCGGCCGGGTCCGAACCCGAGGTCGTCGAGGCGCCAGACCTCCGGAACAGCGACCCCGACCTACCCGAACGGTTCGCCGCCGAGAAGTCCGTCCGCCTGAAGCGGACGATGGACGAGTACCTCGGCCTCGAGCGCGACCCCGAGGAGATCGCCCGCGCCAGTGCCGTCCTCCGGCGACTCAAGGGCGAGGTCGACGCCTACGTTCGGACGCGGACGGCGCGCGATCTGTACGAGCACCGGAACGCCTGCGTCGTGGCGCTGCTGATCGCGCGGGCGGCCGGCGAGAACACGACATCGACGGGCTGTCACTACGTGAGTGACTCGAGCGACGAGTCGGCGGCGGAGCCCGAACCACCGGCGGACGACTGA